The DNA segment GGCCGTAGGCGGTGTGGCCGTCGCCGTCGTAGGTGAGGAGCGTGGCGCTGGAGAGCTGGGAGGCGAGGGCCTTGGCCCAGATGTACGGGGTGGCCGGGTCGCGGGTGGTGCCGACGACGAGGATCGGGGCGGCGCCCTTGGCCTCGATGCGGTGGGCCGTGCCGGTGGGCTTGACCGGCCAGTAGGCGCAGTTCAGGGCGGCCCAGGCGAAGTTCTCGCCGAAGACCGGGGAGGCCTTGCGGAAGCTGGGCAGGGCGGCGCGGACCTGCTCGGGGCTAGTGAAGGCAGGGGGGAGGTCGAGGCAGTTGACGGCGGGGTTGGCGTACATCTGGTTGCTGTAGCTGCCGTTCGGGCTGCGCTCGTAGTAGCTGTCGGAGAAGGCGAGCAGCCCGCGGCCGTTGCCGGCCTTGGCCTGGGCGAGGTAGTCGCGCAGGAGGGGCCAGGCGCGCTGGTCGTACAGGGCGGCGATGACGCCCGTGCCGGCGAGGGATTCGGTGAGCTTGCGGTCCTCGCCCGTGGCGGCCGGGTGCGCGTCCAGCTTTTTGAAGAGGGCGGACAGCTGCTCGCCGGCGTCCTGGGTGCTCTTGGTGCCCAGGGGGCAGTTCTTGCGCTTGATGCAGTCCTTGGCGAACGCCGTGAAGGCGGTGTCGAAGCCGGCGGTCTGCTCGATGTTGGTGGTGCGGGAGTCGAGCTCCGGGTTCATCGCGCCGTCGAGGACCATGCGGCCGACGCGGGAGGGGTAGAGGCCGGCGTAGGTCGCACCCAGGAAGGTGCCGTAGGAGGCGGCGACGAAGTTGAGCTTCTTGTCGCCCAGGACGGCGCGGAGCATGTCCATGTCGCGGGCGGCCTCGACGGTGGAGACGTGCGAGAGCAGCTTGCCGGAGCGGGACGCGCAGCCCTTGGCGAAGTCGCGGAACGCGGTGGTGAGCTTGTTGACCTCGGCCGGCGAGTCCGGGGTCTGGTCGGTCTCGGTGTAGCGGTCCATCTGCTTGTTGCTGAGGCACTCGATCGGCTGGCTGTGGTCCACGCCGCGCGGGTCCATCGCCGCCATGTCGTAGCGCGCGCGGATCGAGGCGGGCTGGGGCGCGTACTGCTCCAGATAGTCGATCGCCGAGCCGCCGGGGCCGCCGGGGTTGACCAGGAGGGAGCCGAGCCGGCTGCCGGGGCCGGTGGCCTTCCTGCGGGCCACCGCGAGCTTGATGTCGCCCGCCTCGGGACGGGAGTAGTCCAGGGGCGCCTTCATCGTGGCGCACTGGAAGCCGTTGCCGCAGGCGTGCCAGGTCAGCTTCTGGTCGTAGTACGACCGGAGGCCGGCCGGGGTCGAGGCCGGGAGGGGCGCCAGGGTCGCTTCCTCGGCGGGGCGCTGGGCACCGGCCTCCGTGGTGAGGCCCGGGGACGCCTCGTCGTCGGGGGACGAACTCCCCGAGGAGCAGCCGGAGATCAGCAGAGCGGTGGCCGCGAGAAAGGCGGCGGAGGTGCGGAGCAGGCGGCTGGTGGCCATGGACGGTCCCTTGGTCTCGGTCCCTGGAAGTGGAGTGGCGTGGAGTGCGGAGTCGGTCCTCGGAGGCTGGAGTGCGGGTGGCGGTGCGGGCTGCTCTTCTGGTGCGGCGTGGTGTCGTGCGGCGCTTCGGGGCGGTGGCCGGCGGCTGCCGGGGGTGACCGGAGACCGCCTGGTGGGGCGGGCGGCCGCCGTACCGGCACGTACGGAGAGTATCCGGAGGGGAACGGTGTGTGCGCGTCTCCTTGAAGGACGGGCCGGGCGAGCGGCGGGGCGGTGGGTCGTGGGTCAGCCGGCGCGGAGGGCCGCTGTCATGGCCTCGACCGCGAGGAGGGGGGCCACGTTGCGGTCCAGGGCCTCGCGGCAGGCGATCACGGCTTCTATCCGGCGGAGGGTCCGTTCGGGGGTGGAGGCGGTGGCGATGCGGTGGATGCTGTCGCGGACCTCGTCGTTGGCGAGGGGGACCGAGGCGCCCATCTGGAGGGCGAGGACGTCGCGGTAGAAGCCGGTGAGGTCGACCAGGGCGAGGTCGAGGCTGTCGCGCTGGGTACGGGTCGAGCGGCGCTTCTGTTTGTCCTGGAGTTCCTTCATGGCGCCGGCCGTACCGCGCGGCAGGCGACCGCCGGTGCCGGCGGCGGCGCCGAGGGCGGCGCGCAGCTCCTCGGTCTCCTTGGTGTCGACCTCCTCGGCGACCTGCTTGGCGTCCTCCCCCGCGGCGTCGATCAGCTCCTGGGCGGCCTTGAGGCAGCCGCCGATGTCGTCGACTCGCAGCGGGAGCTTGAGGACGGCCGCCCGGCGGGCCCGGGCGCGCTCGTCGGTGGCGAGGCGGCGGGCCCGGCCGATGTGCCCCTGGGTGGCGCGGGCGGCCCGGTCGGCGGCCTCGGGCTCGATGCCGTCCCGCCGGACGAGGACGTCGGCGACCGCGCCGACCGGCGGGGTGCGCAGGGAGAGGTGGCGGCAGCGGGAGCGGATGGTGGGGAGGACGTCCTCGACGGAGGGCGCGCACAGCAGCCAGACCGTACGGGGCGCGGGTTCCTCGACGGCTTTGAGGAGGACGTTGCCGGCGCCTTCGGTGAGGCGGTCGGCGTCCTCCAGGACGATCACCTGCCAGCGGCCGCCCGCCGGGGAGAGCGAGGACCGGCGGACCAGGTCACGGGTCTCCTTGACGCCGATGGAGAGCAGGTCCGTACGGACGATCTCCACGTCGGCGTGGGTGCCGACCAGCGCCGTGTGGCAGCCGTCGCAGAAGCCGCAGCCGGGGGCGCCGCCGAGGGCGCGGTCCGGGCTGACGCATTGCAGGGCGGCGGCGAAGGCGCGGGCCGCGGTGGAGCGGCCGGAGCCGGGCGGGCCGGTGAACAGCCAGGCGTGCGTCATCTGGGAGCCGCCGCGGTCGGCGGACGGCTCCTGCTCCGGCCGGGCCGCGCCGTGCCCGGCCTCGGCGTGCTCCGCGGTGACGAGGGCGTCCGCGTCGCGGGCGGCAGCGGCCAGCTGCTCCGTCACCCGGTCCTGGCCGACCACGTCGTCCCATACCGCCATCGCTGTCCGCCGTCCTGTCCGTGCCGTCCTGCTCGTGCCGTGCGGGGTGCGTGCGCGCCGGGCGCACCGCACGCATTGCTCCGCGCCCGACCCATTGTGGTGCAACCCACTGACAAACGAATCCGGAAGCCGGTTCCGGGCGCCCGGACGGGGGTCGTCCGGAAGCCGGAAACGGCCGTGGCCGCAGCGATCGCGCTGCGGCCACGGCCGTTCGTCCGGACTCCCCGATGGGCTAGCCGCGCCGTCCCCGGCCGCCTCGGCGGCCGTTGTCGCCGGCGCCGTCGTCCGCGTCCTCGTCGCCGCGCGGGCCGAGCAGTTCGTCGGCGAGCGTCGGCAGATCGTCCAGCGGGGTCTCCTCCGCCCATTCGGGGCGGGGGCGGCGGGGCTGCGCCTGCTCCACCGGGTGGCCCGTCGCCGGGTCGATCTGCGGGAGTTCGCGGGTGCGCTCGACGCGCGACTCGGCGGGAGTGGAGGAGTGCCCCGAGCCGGCGCCGGGTCCGCCGTCCTGCGGCGTCTCCTTGCGGAACATCCACGGCGGCACCCGGTCGGCGGGGGCGTCGCCCCGGCCGTCCACGCCGCGTACGGGCGGCAGCACCGCGGTCTCCTCGGCGTCCGAGCCGGCGCCGCGGCCGCCCCAGGCGTCGTGCGCGTCCCGCACCGGGGGCAGCACCGCCGTCTCGTCGGCCGCGCGGTCCGCCGTCCCGGGCCGCGGCGACTCCCGCGTCCGCTCGTCGTCGCCGGCGGAGCCGGACGGCCCGGAACCGGACGCGGCGGAGTCGTCGGGCGTGTCCGCATAGCGCTTGCGCAGGTCCGCGACGTACGTCTCCGCGGTGGGCGCCTCGGCCGCCTCGGCCTCCTCGGCCGCCGCCTTGGCCTCCGCCGCGGCCGCCGCCTCGGCTGCCGCGACCCTGGCCTCCTCGGCGCGCAGCAGGGCCGCTTCGGCCTTGCGCTGCTTCTCCAGGCGGCGCTCCTCGGCCTCCTTGCGCAGCCGCGCCTCCTCCTCGTGCTGCTTGCGCAGCCGCTCCTGTTCGGCCTGGCGGGCGCGCTCCTCGGCCTCGCGGCGCTGCCGCTCCGCCTCCGCGGCCTGCCGGGCCTCCTCGGCGCGCTTGCGGGCCTCCTCGGCCTGGCGGGCCTCCTCGCGGGCCCTGGTCTCCTCGGCCTCCTGGCGCTTGCGCTCCTCCTCCTCGGCGCGCAGCTTGGCGAGCTGCTCCTGGCGCTCGCGCTCCAGGCGCTCTTCCTCCGCCTTGCGCGCGGCCTCCTCCTCGGCCTTGCGGCGGGCCTCCTCCTCGGCCGCCTTACGGGCCTCGGCCTGCGCCTGGATCTCCGCCTCGGACAGCGGGAGCACCTGGTCGAGGCGGTGGCGTACGGCGGTGGTGACGGCCTCGGGCTCCTGCCCGGCGTCGACGACCAGATAGCGCGCGGGGTCGGCGGCGGCCAGCGTCAGGAAGCCGGCCCGCACCCGCTGGTGGAACTCGGCGGGCTCGGACTCCAGCCGGTCCGGTGCCTCGGTGAAGCGCTCCCGCGCGGTCTCCGGGGAGACGTCGAGCAGCACCGTCAGGTGGGGGACGAGGCCGTCGGTGGCCCAGCGGGAGATCCGGGCGATCTCCGTGGGGGCGAGGTTGCGCCCGGCGCCCTGGTAGGCGACCGAGGAGTCGATGTACCGGTCGGTGATGACGATGGCGCCGCGCTCCAGGGCGGGCCGGATGACGCTGTCGACGTGCTCGGCGCGGTCGGCGGCGAACATCAGCGCCTCCGCACGGTCCGAGAGCCCGGAGGTCGAGACGTCCAGGATGATCGAGCGCAGTCGCTTGCCGATGGCGGTGGCGCCCGGCTCGCGGGTCACCACGACCTCGTGGCCCTTGCCGCGGATCCACTCCGCGAGCGCCTCGACCTGGGTGGACTTGCCGGCGCCGTCGCCGCCCTCCAGGGCGATGAAGAAGCCGGTGGGGGCGGGCGCCTGGGCCGGGTCGCCGCCGCGCAGCGCCTCGCGCAGATCGCGCCGCAGAGGCACGCCCTGCCGGTCGTCGACCTTGCCGAGCACCAGGGCGGCGACCGGCAGCAGCAGCGCGCCGGCCAGCATCAGGGTGTAGGCGGCGCCGCCGTAGGCGAAGTCGAAGGTGCCGCTGCCGAGGTGGTGCGGGCCGATGACGGCCGCGAGCAGCGGCGCGAGGATGGCGGCCAGCGCGACCGTCAGGCGGACGACGGCGTGCAGGTGCTCGGTCGTCCGGGCACTGCGCGACTCCTCGGACTCCTGCTCCAGCAGCACATGGCCCGTGTTGGCGGCGATTCCGGCGGTGACGCCGGACAGCAGCGCGAGCACCAGCACCGTCGTCGCATCCGGGACCAGCCCCATGGCCAGCAGCCCGAGGCCGGTGGCGGCCACCGCGAGGGCGAGCAGCCGGCGGCGGGAGAGGCCGGGCAGCACCCGGTGGGCGCCGCGGATGCCGACGGCCGTGCCGGCGGTCGGCGCGAGCACCAGCAGCGCGAAGGTGGCCGGTCCGCCGGCCAGGTCGTAGCCGTGCAGCACGGCGAGCGCGACGACCGCGGCGATCGCCCCGGCCACCGCGGCACAGGACACCACCAGCAGCGGGAGCGCGCCCGTGCGGCCCTTGTCGGCGCCCGCGCGTGCGGCGTGGTTCTCCGGCTGCTCGCCGGAGCCGGTCGCTCCGCTCTTCGCTGCCGTGGCCTTCGGGCGGCGCAGCCCCTCCAGGGGGGAGCGCGGCCGCGGCGTCGGCACACCGGGGAACTCGATGAAGTAGAGGATCGACACGGAGGCGGCGAACAGACCGGCGGCGACGTACGAGCCGAGGGCGGCCTGATGGAGGTGGAACCAGTCGATGCCGGTGCCCAGCAGCTTGCTGACGAGGGTGACGACCACCAGGGCGGCGGCCGCGATCGGCAGCGACACGAAGCCGGTGCGCAGCGAGAGGCGGCGCAGGGCGTCCATGTTGTCGGGCAGGGGGCGTACGGCGGAGCCCTCGGGGGGCGGTGCGGGCAGCAGCCCGGGGGCGGCGCTCTCGCGCGCGACGGTCCACAAGCGTTCGGCGACACCGGTGACGAAGACCGTGACCAGCAGCCAGGCCAGTGCGTCGTCCGGCGTCCAGTCGATCCACAGGGGGGCGATGACCAGCAGCGCGAGCCGCAGAAGGTCGGCGCCGATCATCGTCCAGCGCCGGTCCAGCGGCCCCGCGGGCGCCGTCAGCGCCGTCAGCGGGCCCAGCAGGACGGCCCCGAAGAGCAGCGTCGCCAGCATCCGGGCCGCGAAGACCGCGGTGACCGCGAGGGCCGCGCCCCGATAACCGCCGCCGAAGACGGGCTCGCCGCCCAGGGGGACGTACAACGCCGCCTGCAGGGCGAGGAGTACGAGGACAAGCATGGACAGGGCATCGCCGATGCCCCCGACAAATTGGGCGCTCCACAGCCGCTTCAGTGGGGGGAAGCGGAGCAGGGCTCGCACGGCGCGCTCGCGGGAATCCGCCGCTAGGGCGCCTGATGTGGGGGTCACGACCGTTGGCTGCTCGGCACGCGTCATCCCGCCAGCCTAGCCGGACGGTGCACGCCGTCGAGCGCCCACCCGAACAAACGGGCGGACACATCGGATCGCCTCCGATGTGCCCGCCCCTGTCCTGCGCTTTTGCCGGCCGCGGGGCCGGACGGCAGGGATCAGTCCTCGGCCGGCGCCGCCGTCTTCTTGGCCGCAGCCGTCTTGGCGGTGGCCTTCTTGGCGGTCGTCTTCTTCGCCGTGGTGGTCTTCTTCGCCGCGGTCTTCTTGGCAGCCGTCTTCTTCGCGGCCGTCTTCTTGGCCGGCGCCTTCTTGGCCGCCTTCTTGGCGGTCTTCTTCGCCGGCCCCTTGGCGCGCTTCTCCGCCAGCAGCTCGTAGCCCCGCTCGGCGGTGATCGTCTCGACGTCGTCGTCCCGCCGCAGCGTCGCGTTGGTCTCGCCGTCGGTGACGTACGCGCCGAACCGGCCGTCCTTGACCACCACCGGCTTGCCGCTGACCGGGTCCGTGCCGAGCTCCTTCAGCGGCGGCTTGGCGGCGGCCCGCCCGCGCTGCTTGGGCTGGGCGTAGATCGCCAGCGCCTCGTCGAGGGTGATCGTGAAGAGCTGCTCCTCGGTCTCCAGGGAGCGCGAGTCGGTGCCCTTCTTGAGGTACGGGCCGTAGCGGCCGTTCTGCGCGGTGACCTCGACGCCCTCGGGGTCCTTGCCGACGACGCGCGGCAGCGACATCAGCTTGAGCGCGTCCGCCAGCGTCACGGTGTCCAGGGACATCGACTTGAAGAGCGAGGCGGTGCGCGGCTTGACCGCGTTCTTGCCGGTCTTCGGGGTGCCCTCGGGCAGGATCTCGGTGACGTACGGGCCGTAGCGGCCGTCCTTGGCGACGATCTGGCGGCCGGACTCCGGGTCCATGCCCAGCTCGAAGTCGCCGCTCGGCTTGGCGAGCAGCTCCTCGGCGTACGCCACGGTCAGCTCGTCGGGCGCCAGGTCGTCGGGGACGTCGGCGCGCTGGTGGCCCTCGGCGTCCTTCTCCCCGCGCTCGACGTACGGGCCGTAGCGGCCGACGCGCAGCTTGATGTCGTCGCTGACCGGGAAGGACGAGATCTCCCGGGCGTCGATCGCGCCGAGGTCGGTGACCAGTTCCTTCAGGCCGCCGAGGTGGTCGCCGTCGCCGTTGCCGGCGTCCGAGGCGGCGCCCTCGGCCTCGCCCTCGCCGAAGTAGAAGCGCCGCAGCCACGGCACGGACTGCGCCTCGCCGCGGGCGATGCGGTCGAGGTCGTCCTCCATCTTGGCGGTGAAGCCGTAGTCGACCAGCCGGCCGAAGTGCTTCTCCAGGAGGTTGACCACCGCGAAGGAGAGGAACGACGGGACGAGCGCGGTGCCCTTCTTGAAGACATAGCCGCGGTCGAGGATCGTGCCGATGATCGACGCGTAGGTCGACGGGCGGCCGATCTCGCGCTCTTCCAGCTCCTTGACCAGCGTGGCCTCGGTGTAGCGGGCGGGCGGCTTGGTGGCGTGCCCGTCGGCGGTGATCTCCTGCGCGGCCAGCGCGTCGCCCTCGGCGACCTGCGGCAGCCGGCGCTCGCGGTCGTCGAGCTCGGCGTTGGGGTCGTCGGCGCCCTCCACATAGGCCTTGAGGAAGCCGTGGAAGGTGATGGTCTTGCCGGACGCGCTGAACTCGGCGTCCCGCCCGTCGGCGGCCCGGCCGCCGATCTTGACGGTGACGGAGTTGCCGGTCGCGTCCTTCATCTGCGAGGCCACGGTCCGCTTCCAGATCAGCTCGTACAGCCTGAACTGGTCGCCGGTCAGACCGGTCTCGGCCGGCGTGCGGAAGCGGTCGCCGGAGGGGCGGATCGCCTCGTGCGCCTCCTGGGCGTTCTTGACCTTGCCGGCGTAGGTGCGCGGTTTGTCCGGGAGGTAGTCGGCGCCGTACAGCTGCGTCACCTGCGACCGGGCCGCGGCGACCGCGGTGTCCGAGAGCGTGGTGGAGTCCGTACGCATATAGGTGATGAAGCCGTTCTCGTACAGCTTCTGCGCCACCTGCATCGTGGACTTCGCGCCGAAGCCGAGCTTGCGGCTGGCCTCCTGCTGGAGGGTGGTCGTCCGGAACGGCGCGTACGGCGAGCGGCGGTAGGGCTTGGACTCGACCGAGCGCACCGCGAAGTCGGTCTGCTCCAGGGCGGCGGCGAGCGCGCGGGCGTTCGCCTCGTCCAGATGGAGGACGTCGTTCTTGAGCTGCCCGTTGGGACCGAAGTCACGGCCCTGGGCGATACGGCGGCCGTCGACGCTGTTCAGGCGGGCGGTCAGCACCGACGGGTCGCTGGCGTCGCCGGCCCGGCCGGTGGCGAAGGTGCCGGTCAGGTCCCAGTACTCGGCGGAGCGGAACGCGATGCGCTCGCGCTCCCGCTCGACGACGAGCCGGGTCGCCACGGACTGCACCCGGCCGGCCGACAGCCGGGGCATGACCTTCTTCCACAGGACCGGCGAGACCTCGTAGCCGTAGAGGCGGTCGAGGATCCGGCGGGTCTCCTGGGCGTCGACCAGCTTCTGGTTCAGATCGCGCGGATTGGCCACGGCCTCGCGGATCGCGTCCTTGGTGATCTCGTGGAAGACCATCCGGTGGACGGGGACCTTGGGCTTGAGGATCTCCTGGAGGTGCCAGGCGATGGCCTCGCCCTCGCGGTCCTCATCTGTGGCGAGGTAGAGCTCGTCGGACTCGGCCAGCAGCTCCTTGAGCTTCTTGACCTGGTCCTTCTTGTCACTGTTGACGACGTAGATCGGCTGGAAGTCGGCGTCGACGTTCACGCCGAGGCGGGCCCAGGGCTCGCCCTTGTACTTCGCCGGGACCTCTGCGGCGCCGTTGGGCAGGTCGCGGATGTGTCCGACGCTCGCCTCGACCACGTAGCCAGGGCCGAGGTAGCCCTTGATCGTCTTCGCCTTGGCAGGCGACTCGACGATGACGAGTCGGCGGCCGCCGCCGTCTGTGGTCTCGCTGGTCGGGGACAACTTCGCTCTTCTCTCCGGTCGACGCTGGAAGTGCCCCCGGCCGGACGCCGAGGGTGCACTGCGGTGACGCTTGACGCTGCGGAGTGTGACGGTACCTCCCGGCCCCGTGTCAAACGGAAAAACCCCGCAACGCCACTCGAACGGTAACCCGACTACATGCCTTCATGCCGCCCGGACCGCATCAGGCGCTCGCCGCGGGCCCGGGGCCCGGCTTGTGGATCATGACGGCGCCGGACCGTTCCCCGGCGCCCACCTCGGACGTTCCCCGCGCACCGCTGCCGCGGCGCCCTCGGCGGTTTCACACAGTGACGAATCCCCGGCACCCCGCCGCCCGCCCGCGGCCGCACACCGCACCGTCCGCGGAGCGGCGTCCGTCACAAGGCGGCGCCGGATCCCGTCATTGCCTTGATACAGCACGTGAGCGGGCTGGCAGGATGGATACGGCACGGCTCGCCGTTCGAGTCGAGCGCACACGGCTCGCCGTGCGAGTCCAGCACCGCCGCCATCACGCACTCTCGGGGGGATCAGCACCCATGGCGAACCAGTACCCCGGCCCGCCTCCGGACCAGCCGCCCGGCCGGCCCGGCCAGAACCCTTACGCCAAGCCGGACGGCCCACAGCCCGCCGAGTCCGGATCCGGGCAGGGCGGCCGCCCCGGGGAGCCCGGGTACGGCTATCCGCAGCCCGCCTCGCCGCCGCCCCCGCAGCCCGGATACGGCTACCCGAACGACGTCCCGCAGCCGCCGCCCGGTTTCCCGCCGGGTGCGCCGCCGCAGCCGGGGCCCGGCGGTTTCCAGAGCGGCACCGGGGGCTTCCAGGCGGGGGCCGGGTTCCAGGCCGGGCCGCAGCCCGGCGGGATGATGCTGTCGCTGGGCGATATCGCGGTGAGCGGCGACACGATCATGACGCCGGCCGGGCCGATGCCGCTCAGGGGCGCGGTGTGGACGGCCACCGACATGTCGCGGACCGAGGAGAAGATGCCGACGCACGCGGTCGTGCTGGCCATCGTCTTCTTCCTCTTCTGTCTGCTCGGCCTGCTCTTCCTGCTGATGAAGGAGAAGGTGACCACCGGGTTCGTGCAGGTCACGGTGAACAGCGGCGGGCGGCACCACGCCACGATGATCCCGGTGCAGTCCCGCGAGCAGGTGATGTTCGTGCTCAACCAGGTCAACTACGCCAGGTCGCTGAGCGTGTGAGCACCGAGGAGTCCTGGGGCCCCGCCGAGTCCGCGGGGCCCACGAGGGCGTCGGTCCGGACGCGCACCGTCCGGAAGGCGGCGATCGGCCTCGGCACGGGAGCGGCGGCCGCCGTCTATCTCTGGCACACCGATCCGCACCAGCCGGGACAGCTGCTGATCCCGTGCCCGTTCAAATGGGCCACCGGGCTGCTGTGCCCGGTGTGCGGCGGAACGCGGATGGCGTACGACCTGATGCACGGCGATGTCGTGACCGCGTTCCACGACAACGCCGTGCTGCTCACACTGGCCGGACCGGCCGTGGCGTACGCGGTCGGACGCTGGCTGGCCGCCGGCCTCGGCGGGCGCGTGTACCGGCCACGGCTCTCGGCCCGCGGCAATGCCGTGGCGCTCGGCATCGCCGCGGTGTGGATGGTGGCCCGCAATCTCGTCGGCTAGGACCGCCCGGCCGCCGGACCGTCCGGGCGGGTTCCTGGCCGTACGGCGTCAGCGGACGGTGACCGTGACCACCGGGGAGACGGTGCTGCCGGCGCCCATGCGGAGCTGGTTGACGCCCTTGATGCCGAGCTTGACCCGCACCGAGTACGTACCGCTGGCGTTGACCGGCGTCTGAGCGGGCAGCGAGACCCACTTGGTGCCCTGCTTCTGCTGGACGGTGACCTTGGTGCCGGCCTTGATGCCCTTGGCGGTGCCGGAGATCCGGAACTCCTGCCAGGCGTTGACCGTGGTCACGCTGGCCTTGGCCGTCAGGGACGCGGCGGCCGGGGCGGTGGCCACGACCGGCGTGGGCGAGTGGAGGTGCTGGGGAGCGGCGAAGGCCGCCGCCGAGCCGCCGGCGAGCAGGGAAACGGCGACGGCGCCGACTGCGGCGTAGCGGAATGCGCGGTTCATATGGGTTCCTCACTCAGGGGTCGGTGAGCCTGCCGGTCATGGGTGACCTTCACTGAGGAACATGTCCAACCGAGCCGGAAAGTTCCCTCGTACCGTCACACACCGGCCATCTGTCACAGATCTGGCCGGAAGTGAACGGAGCGGCGCGCAACGGAAGTTGGGGCACCGGCCTGCCGTGGCACCCCACGCGACGCACACACCTCACGGCACGGCTCACACCCCACGGCACGGCTGGTGGCCCGCCCCGCACCAAGGCTCGCGCCACGGCCCCCTGTTCACGACTACACCGTCGCCAGCAACCAACCGCCCGTGACCAGGAACGCCACCCCGCACAGCAGCGCCGTCAGGGTGGCGACCGGACGGCTGACGCCCTCGGCGACGGGCGCACCGGTCCGTGCGCAGACGCCCGTCCACACCAGCAGTCCGGCGCCGAACAGCGCGAACGCCGCACCGGCAAAGACCTCGGGTCCACTCTCCATGCGCGCAGCCTGGCACCCCGGGGCGGCATTCCGGCGAACGCCGGATGAACGGCACCCGCCGTGTCCTGCCGCCCCGGCCCCCGTCAGCCGTCCGCGGCCACCGGCTCCAGGAACCCCTGCTCGACCAGCATCCGGATCGAGGCCGGCGTACGGTCCCGCAGCAGCACCGGGTCCTCGCCGACGAGTTGGGCGATGGCGTCCAGGATCCGCCCGGCCGGGAGCGAGCCGTCACACACCCCGGCGAAGCCCGCGCCGACCGTGTCGACCTTCGTCGCCCGCCGCATCCCGCGGTTCTGACGCAGCACCACATGCTCGGGGTCCTCCGCCCCCGGCAGCCCGACCTGCTCCTGCACCACCTCGTCGGCGAGCCGGAAGTGCGCGGCGAGCAGCGCCGCGTCGTCCGTGGCCCGCAGGTAGTCCTGGCGCTCGAAGTGCCGTACGACCGACTCCCCCAGCGGCTGTTCCACCGGGTGCGGCCATTCCTCGACCGTGACCGACGGGGAGTCCGAACCGGACTTGCGCAGCGTGATCCAGCCGAAGCCGACGGCCTTGGTCCGGCGCGCCTCGAACTCGTCGAGCCAGGCGCCGTACCGCGCGGCGTACGCCTCGTCACCGGCGCGGTGGTCGCCCGCGTCGCGCAGCCACAGCTCGGCGTACTGGGCGACGTCCTGCACCTCGCGCTGCACGATCCACGCGTCGCAGCCGCGCGGCACCCAGGAGCGCAGCCGGTCCTGCCAGTCCTCGCCCGCCACGTGCTGCCAGTTGGCCAGCAGCTGGCAGTACCCGCCGTCGTTGAGATGCGCGGCGGACTGCTGGACGAGCGTCCGGCACAGGTCGTCGCCGCCCATGCCGCCGTCGCGGTAGGTGAGCCGGGCGCCCGGCGAGATCA comes from the Streptomyces angustmyceticus genome and includes:
- a CDS encoding DUF7059 domain-containing protein; this translates as MVGVSTHLPTADVQDPESNARTARLREALLTAAYTADGLLELLGAPAYAALARSETVPALRATRGGSPLETLVRLFLLQRPVELRQAQAALPVADCLADGWLVRDGDELRAGVDVRPYGGPEGQDWWIVSDLGCAVGGAGGIRGAGEAERAQLVLGVGGASTTLAGITVRRPAGRALDLGTGSGIQALHAAQHATRVTGTDLNPRALRIAALTLALSGAGPADLREGSLFEPVGDETYDLIVSNPPFVISPGARLTYRDGGMGGDDLCRTLVQQSAAHLNDGGYCQLLANWQHVAGEDWQDRLRSWVPRGCDAWIVQREVQDVAQYAELWLRDAGDHRAGDEAYAARYGAWLDEFEARRTKAVGFGWITLRKSGSDSPSVTVEEWPHPVEQPLGESVVRHFERQDYLRATDDAALLAAHFRLADEVVQEQVGLPGAEDPEHVVLRQNRGMRRATKVDTVGAGFAGVCDGSLPAGRILDAIAQLVGEDPVLLRDRTPASIRMLVEQGFLEPVAADG
- the topA gene encoding type I DNA topoisomerase, whose product is MSPTSETTDGGGRRLVIVESPAKAKTIKGYLGPGYVVEASVGHIRDLPNGAAEVPAKYKGEPWARLGVNVDADFQPIYVVNSDKKDQVKKLKELLAESDELYLATDEDREGEAIAWHLQEILKPKVPVHRMVFHEITKDAIREAVANPRDLNQKLVDAQETRRILDRLYGYEVSPVLWKKVMPRLSAGRVQSVATRLVVERERERIAFRSAEYWDLTGTFATGRAGDASDPSVLTARLNSVDGRRIAQGRDFGPNGQLKNDVLHLDEANARALAAALEQTDFAVRSVESKPYRRSPYAPFRTTTLQQEASRKLGFGAKSTMQVAQKLYENGFITYMRTDSTTLSDTAVAAARSQVTQLYGADYLPDKPRTYAGKVKNAQEAHEAIRPSGDRFRTPAETGLTGDQFRLYELIWKRTVASQMKDATGNSVTVKIGGRAADGRDAEFSASGKTITFHGFLKAYVEGADDPNAELDDRERRLPQVAEGDALAAQEITADGHATKPPARYTEATLVKELEEREIGRPSTYASIIGTILDRGYVFKKGTALVPSFLSFAVVNLLEKHFGRLVDYGFTAKMEDDLDRIARGEAQSVPWLRRFYFGEGEAEGAASDAGNGDGDHLGGLKELVTDLGAIDAREISSFPVSDDIKLRVGRYGPYVERGEKDAEGHQRADVPDDLAPDELTVAYAEELLAKPSGDFELGMDPESGRQIVAKDGRYGPYVTEILPEGTPKTGKNAVKPRTASLFKSMSLDTVTLADALKLMSLPRVVGKDPEGVEVTAQNGRYGPYLKKGTDSRSLETEEQLFTITLDEALAIYAQPKQRGRAAAKPPLKELGTDPVSGKPVVVKDGRFGAYVTDGETNATLRRDDDVETITAERGYELLAEKRAKGPAKKTAKKAAKKAPAKKTAAKKTAAKKTAAKKTTTAKKTTAKKATAKTAAAKKTAAPAED
- a CDS encoding DUF2752 domain-containing protein, which codes for MSTEESWGPAESAGPTRASVRTRTVRKAAIGLGTGAAAAVYLWHTDPHQPGQLLIPCPFKWATGLLCPVCGGTRMAYDLMHGDVVTAFHDNAVLLTLAGPAVAYAVGRWLAAGLGGRVYRPRLSARGNAVALGIAAVWMVARNLVG